In Symphalangus syndactylus isolate Jambi chromosome 14, NHGRI_mSymSyn1-v2.1_pri, whole genome shotgun sequence, one DNA window encodes the following:
- the LOC129462400 gene encoding large ribosomal subunit protein eL38 translates to MPRKIEEIKDFLLTARRKDAKSVKIKKNKDNVKFKVRCSRYLYTLVITDKEKAEKLKQSLPPGLAVKELK, encoded by the exons ATG CCTCGGAAAATTGAAGAAATTAAGGACTTCCTGCTCACAGCCCGACGAAAGGATGCGAAAT CTGTcaagatcaagaaaaataagGACAACGTGAAATTTAAAGTTCGATGCAGCAGATACCTTTACACCCTGGTCATCACTGacaaagagaaggcagagaaactGAAGCAGTCCCTGCCCCCTG GTTTGGCAGTGAAGGAACTGAAATGA